The Methylomonas montana genome has a window encoding:
- the urtD gene encoding urea ABC transporter ATP-binding protein UrtD → MMISAATTPEGGASLPLDEVDTRHGKVLYMEDVSVSFDGFRALNHLSLYIDDGELRCLIGPNGAGKTTLMDVITGKTKPDSGSVFFGQTIDLLELDEPAIAQAGICRKFQKPSVFDALTVFENLELALKTDKRTWPTLFHKLNNEQRDRIQDVLQTIALPAQQRQLAGALSHGQKQWLEIGMLLMQDPKVMLVDEPIAGMTHQEVERTAELLLSLQGKHSIVVVEHDMEFVRSIARKVTVLHEGSVLTEGSMDEVQNDTRVIQVYLGG, encoded by the coding sequence ATGATGATCTCGGCTGCCACTACCCCCGAAGGCGGCGCCAGTCTGCCGCTGGACGAGGTCGATACCCGCCACGGTAAAGTGCTGTATATGGAAGACGTCAGCGTCAGCTTCGACGGCTTCCGGGCGCTTAACCATTTATCGCTATACATCGACGACGGCGAATTGCGCTGCCTGATCGGCCCTAACGGCGCCGGCAAAACTACGCTGATGGACGTGATCACCGGCAAGACCAAGCCGGACAGCGGCTCGGTGTTTTTCGGCCAAACCATCGACTTGCTGGAACTGGACGAACCGGCCATCGCCCAGGCCGGCATCTGCCGCAAGTTCCAAAAACCCAGCGTGTTTGATGCGTTGACTGTGTTCGAGAACCTGGAACTGGCTTTAAAAACCGACAAACGCACCTGGCCGACCTTGTTCCATAAACTAAACAACGAACAACGCGACCGTATCCAGGACGTTTTGCAGACCATCGCCCTACCCGCCCAACAGCGGCAACTAGCCGGTGCCTTGTCGCACGGCCAGAAACAATGGCTGGAAATCGGCATGTTGCTGATGCAAGACCCAAAAGTAATGCTGGTCGACGAACCCATCGCCGGCATGACCCATCAGGAAGTGGAACGCACCGCCGAACTACTGCTGTCCTTGCAAGGCAAACATTCCATCGTCGTCGTCGAACACGACATGGAATTCGTACGCAGCATCGCCCGTAAAGTTACTGTGCTGCACGAAGGCTCGGTGCTCACCGAAGGCTCGATGGACGAAGTGCAAAACGATACTCGCGTGATCCAAGTTTACCTGGGGGGATGA